One window from the genome of Nicotiana tomentosiformis chromosome 5, ASM39032v3, whole genome shotgun sequence encodes:
- the LOC138891956 gene encoding uncharacterized protein gives MTRERVSGATFDEVVYIDRQIEVVCSHERGEREAKSPRGSGGFGRDWLSPCYAILDCHAKPVMLAMSGLPKVELGGFLDYVTNRVISYLKAQRMVVKRCFSYLDFMRDVDADTLTIDSFSVVRDFSNVFPADLPGMPPDRDIDFGIDLVSGAQAISIPPHHMAPAELKELKEKLQEHF, from the exons atgactagggagagggtctctggtgccacttttgatgaggtggtttaCATTGATCGGCAGATAGAGGTGGTCTGTAGCCACGAgcgtggtgagagggaggccaagagtcctCGAGGTTCTGGTGGTTTTG GTagggattggttgtctccatgttatgCTATTCTCGATTGTCACGCAAAacccgtgatgttggcgatgtcggggttgccaaaggtcgaaTTGGGAGGTTTTCTAGATTATGTTACcaacagggtaatttcttatttgaaggcccaacgtatggttgtgAAGAGGTGTTTTTCATACTTGGACTTTATGAGAGATGTTGACGCAGACACTCTAACTATTGATTCATTTTCGGTAGTGCGAGATTTTTCGAATGTATTTCCTGCTGACctgccaggtatgccacccgatagggatattgatttcggtattgacttggtgtcgggcgcACAagccatttctattcctccacatcatatggcaccagctgaattgaaagaacTAAAAGAGAAACTTCAGGAACATTTTTAA